Proteins encoded together in one Terriglobus saanensis SP1PR4 window:
- a CDS encoding TonB-dependent receptor — MVGITKMGQLRGQGFQKMAYRQLRRMFVVLFMMGLTTLAMRAQTGGQAGIQGTVTDQSGAAVPNATVTATNNATGVVTVRESTGSGLYTISPIIPGTYTVTAAAKGFQGFKQENFSIDALKLTGLNIAMAVGSETQEITVSAEPPALETTNAVLGGVMQNETYQNLPLQMNSQQRDPTAFAVLVPGVQGGTRAPIIGGTGNFLAQVYVDGLPIVTVNQQGDNRTVSNAIPVEAIDQFQVVTSTPGAEYGGAGLINFTLKSGGNAYHGTAAIFVRNTIFDTWGFSSPAVTKKDANGNTVSAGKPVEHQNEIVGAFGGPIPLTRKKGFFFAAYDRYHGRNGINPNTLTVPTTAMRGGDFSSLLTTGKDSNGASVIQGQIYDPTSAVSCTSHSTNGPCRYQFGYSYGGSAGPNGNPVKTGTANVIPSNLLSPIAIKMASYLPSPSNENLNFGNLIAGVATGFDNHEFATRVDFDITSKQRLSYVLTIGTRKNVPFTVGGTPAGIVLPLPYTAGGTAIIKPTLTDVEHTWTITPRIVNQFKFGFARFSQPVGSLTEGVAPYRAAADFGITGLPEGQASDEFPGATFAATALFGTTESPWTSNGASGATQTTVPNTYTLLDNLQLVKGEHNITIGGQIQWLQDNVASQTGPSGILTIPYTANSTAGFPTGANGQNATTLSTTTSGFSYASYLLGAASQSSIAIQAVAETGGRYRTIAPYVQDDWKVSQKLTLNIGLRWDYLPPFHEVQDRWSFLNPNLTNPITGTPGALQFAGDRGAGISCQCRTPVKTWWKNFGPRIGLAYAVTPKTVLRAGYGLSYSIGGGVGGRGGAGNGTGSLGFNTTATTPADVNTGAAQAGPSFYLNNSTGFQALGLSNTKFGGPNFVLPTTSAPSAASASLNTGNYTTASGAAVTASTMAFADPYLSGRAPEFSFFNAGLQQAFTNDLTMTLNYAGTQSHFLLPSTGNARGLYTNQLDPKYLAALGAVMGSDGSTPLLNSAATPANVAILKANYAGAGLPYANFLTTQSIAQALVAFPQYSGVTDTWGQNVANISYHSLQLSLSQREWHGLSYTANYTWSKNLGDDGTFRSGYDLPAGATSNGQAYKANRIDRSETLTNVPHNVSIYGVYQSPFGKGKIGGNSFLVRALAGGWQLSGIYTFTSGAPLVITYAGCTSPKLGQCEMDLNPNFKGKNPRINGRLGTGTTASNLGTIPYIDKDAFQLPAKFSAGTNALNKIGTAPRTAPYGLHAPSKYNMDLSLRRTFNLSPERFRLVLEADGLNITNKSTFGNIAVAWSPTTTNLGSVGSASGNRDFQFAGRINF; from the coding sequence ATGGTCGGCATCACCAAAATGGGTCAGTTGCGGGGGCAGGGATTTCAAAAGATGGCTTATAGACAGCTCCGCCGGATGTTCGTGGTTTTGTTCATGATGGGTCTTACGACCTTGGCTATGCGGGCACAGACCGGCGGCCAGGCTGGCATTCAGGGAACGGTGACGGACCAGTCGGGTGCGGCAGTGCCGAATGCTACGGTGACCGCCACAAATAATGCGACTGGTGTCGTGACCGTCCGCGAATCGACCGGCAGCGGCCTCTACACGATCTCGCCGATCATTCCCGGAACTTATACGGTCACGGCCGCAGCGAAGGGCTTTCAGGGTTTCAAACAGGAGAATTTTTCGATCGATGCGCTGAAGCTTACCGGCCTGAACATAGCGATGGCGGTCGGCTCCGAAACGCAGGAGATCACGGTCAGCGCTGAGCCTCCCGCGCTGGAGACGACGAACGCCGTGCTTGGCGGCGTCATGCAGAACGAGACCTATCAGAATCTTCCTTTGCAGATGAACTCGCAGCAGCGCGATCCCACTGCCTTTGCGGTACTGGTCCCAGGCGTTCAGGGTGGCACGCGTGCACCCATCATCGGTGGAACGGGAAACTTCCTTGCCCAGGTTTATGTCGACGGACTTCCGATTGTGACGGTCAACCAGCAGGGTGACAATCGCACTGTTTCGAACGCGATTCCTGTGGAAGCTATCGACCAGTTTCAGGTAGTCACCAGCACGCCGGGCGCAGAGTACGGCGGCGCGGGTCTTATCAACTTCACGCTCAAATCCGGCGGCAATGCTTATCACGGCACCGCAGCGATCTTTGTCCGGAACACGATCTTCGATACCTGGGGATTCTCCTCACCGGCAGTAACAAAGAAAGACGCAAATGGCAACACCGTTTCCGCAGGCAAGCCGGTGGAGCACCAGAACGAGATCGTCGGGGCGTTCGGTGGACCGATTCCGCTGACGCGCAAGAAGGGATTCTTCTTCGCGGCTTACGATCGCTATCACGGACGGAATGGAATCAATCCCAATACTCTAACTGTCCCCACGACAGCGATGCGTGGCGGAGATTTCAGTAGCTTATTGACCACGGGCAAGGACTCGAATGGAGCATCCGTAATTCAAGGCCAGATCTACGACCCAACGTCAGCCGTCTCCTGCACCTCTCACAGCACGAATGGTCCTTGCCGCTATCAATTTGGATATAGCTATGGCGGTAGTGCTGGGCCTAACGGCAATCCCGTTAAGACAGGCACCGCGAATGTGATCCCCAGCAATTTGCTCTCACCGATTGCGATCAAGATGGCGAGCTATCTCCCATCTCCATCGAATGAGAATCTTAACTTCGGCAACCTCATCGCTGGAGTTGCGACGGGCTTCGATAATCACGAGTTTGCGACGCGTGTGGACTTCGACATCACCTCGAAGCAGAGACTTTCGTATGTCCTTACAATTGGCACACGTAAGAATGTTCCGTTTACCGTGGGTGGAACTCCCGCAGGCATCGTGCTCCCGCTGCCTTATACCGCAGGCGGCACCGCCATCATCAAGCCCACCCTTACCGATGTGGAGCACACCTGGACGATTACCCCGCGCATCGTCAATCAGTTCAAATTCGGCTTTGCTCGTTTCTCTCAACCAGTTGGCTCGCTTACCGAAGGAGTAGCACCTTATCGCGCGGCCGCAGACTTCGGGATCACGGGTCTTCCTGAGGGACAAGCCTCTGATGAGTTTCCCGGAGCGACTTTTGCCGCGACCGCTTTGTTTGGGACTACCGAGAGTCCATGGACCTCGAATGGTGCAAGCGGTGCAACGCAGACCACGGTTCCGAATACCTACACGTTGTTGGACAACCTTCAACTTGTGAAGGGAGAACACAATATCACGATTGGTGGGCAAATTCAGTGGCTGCAGGATAACGTAGCTTCTCAAACCGGACCTTCGGGTATTCTCACCATCCCCTATACCGCCAACTCAACGGCAGGTTTTCCTACGGGCGCTAATGGTCAGAATGCCACGACCTTGAGCACCACTACCTCCGGGTTTTCCTATGCCAGCTACCTGCTCGGCGCGGCCAGCCAGTCCAGTATTGCTATCCAGGCGGTCGCAGAAACGGGCGGGCGTTATCGCACGATTGCCCCTTATGTTCAGGACGATTGGAAGGTCAGCCAGAAGCTGACGTTGAATATCGGTCTGCGTTGGGACTATCTGCCGCCGTTCCACGAAGTGCAGGATCGTTGGAGCTTTCTGAATCCGAATTTAACCAACCCGATCACGGGAACTCCCGGAGCACTGCAGTTTGCCGGTGATCGAGGAGCTGGAATTAGTTGCCAGTGCCGCACCCCGGTAAAAACCTGGTGGAAGAACTTCGGACCTCGTATTGGTCTCGCTTATGCTGTCACGCCGAAGACAGTTTTGCGTGCAGGCTATGGCCTTTCGTATTCGATTGGTGGCGGTGTCGGTGGACGAGGCGGAGCGGGCAACGGCACGGGAAGTCTCGGCTTCAATACGACCGCGACCACTCCCGCCGATGTCAACACAGGCGCTGCACAGGCTGGGCCCTCCTTCTATTTGAACAACAGCACCGGCTTCCAGGCACTGGGACTTTCGAACACCAAATTTGGTGGACCGAATTTTGTTCTACCGACAACTTCCGCTCCGAGTGCAGCGAGTGCTTCTCTGAACACGGGCAACTACACAACTGCTTCAGGGGCCGCCGTGACGGCCAGCACTATGGCGTTCGCGGATCCATATCTCTCTGGGCGTGCACCGGAGTTCAGCTTCTTCAACGCTGGCCTCCAGCAGGCTTTCACCAACGATTTGACGATGACGTTGAACTACGCCGGAACGCAGAGTCACTTCCTGCTCCCGAGTACCGGCAATGCGCGGGGTCTTTATACGAACCAGCTGGATCCGAAGTATCTTGCCGCTCTAGGAGCAGTGATGGGATCTGATGGAAGCACGCCGCTCCTCAACTCTGCGGCCACTCCTGCCAACGTCGCTATCCTGAAGGCCAACTACGCAGGCGCGGGGCTGCCGTATGCTAATTTCCTTACTACGCAGAGCATCGCACAGGCGCTTGTTGCTTTCCCGCAGTACTCAGGTGTGACGGATACGTGGGGTCAGAACGTGGCAAATATCAGCTATCATTCGCTGCAGCTCTCACTCAGCCAGCGTGAATGGCATGGTCTGAGTTATACGGCCAATTACACATGGTCCAAGAACCTGGGAGACGACGGTACGTTTCGCAGCGGTTATGATCTGCCTGCGGGCGCGACTTCGAATGGACAGGCGTATAAGGCCAATCGAATCGACCGAAGCGAAACGCTTACCAACGTCCCTCACAATGTCTCCATCTATGGCGTGTATCAGTCGCCTTTTGGAAAAGGCAAGATTGGCGGAAACAGCTTCCTGGTTCGCGCATTGGCAGGCGGCTGGCAGCTCTCCGGTATTTACACCTTCACCTCGGGCGCGCCACTGGTCATCACCTATGCGGGATGCACTTCGCCGAAACTGGGGCAGTGCGAGATGGACCTCAACCCGAACTTCAAGGGGAAGAACCCACGGATCAATGGTCGTCTTGGAACGGGAACTACCGCATCGAACCTTGGTACGATTCCGTATATCGATAAGGATGCGTTTCAGCTTCCGGCTAAATTCAGCGCTGGTACGAACGCTCTGAATAAGATCGGAACCGCTCCTCGTACAGCTCCCTACGGTCTCCACGCTCCGAGCAAGTACAACATGGATCTTAGTCTTCGAAGGACGTTCAATCTGAGTCCAGAGAGATTTAGATTGGTGCTTGAAGCCGATGGTCTGAACATCACCAACAAGAGCACTTTCGGAAATATTGCTGTTGCCTGGAGCCCCACGACAACGAATCTCGGTTCTGTCGGAAGTGCCTCTGGCAACCGTGACTTCCAGTTCGCAGGCCGAATCAACTTCTAA
- a CDS encoding glycoside hydrolase family 35 protein, with translation MFVMQYFSSGTRAVYAAALLFMACTISAQTAKMPAGSVTHTFRVAGDHFELNGEPVQLLSGEMHYARIPREYWRARLQMAKAMGLNTVATYIFWNVHEPKPGVYDFSGNHDVAAFVKMAQEEGLNVILRAGPYACAEWEFGGYPSWLMKDPKMGSALRSNDEVYMAPVERWIKRLGQEMVPLLISNGGPIVAVQVENEYGDFGGDKKYLAHMLEIFQNAGFKDSFLYTVDPSKALVNGSLEGLPSGVNFGVGNAERGLTALAHLRPGQPLFASEYWPGWFDHWGHPHETRPIPPQLKDIAYTLDHKSSINIYMFHGGTSFGFMSGASWTGGEYLPDVTSYDYDAPLDEAGHPTPKFYAYRDLMAKYVKTPLPLVPAVPEVIAVPEFTVGRASSLWDHLPVPVKSEKPLTMEAMDQSYGYALYRKQLSEPVKGELVLDAVHDYALVYLNGKLIGSIDRRLKQDRITLATDKPARLDILVENSGRINSTKMMRGETKGITRGVTLAGRPLTSWEDYSLPMLDAGTMKASSTKRQVSGPHFSFGSFKVAKVGDTFLDVRALGKGALWINGHAMGRFWNVGPQETLFVPGPWLKRGRNDVVVFDLFDTTAQKSKLAGLTKPILDAETHEVKKTSGAE, from the coding sequence ATGTTCGTGATGCAATATTTTTCTTCTGGAACGCGCGCGGTGTATGCCGCGGCCTTACTGTTTATGGCCTGCACGATATCGGCCCAGACGGCAAAGATGCCAGCGGGTTCTGTTACGCATACCTTTCGTGTTGCGGGCGATCATTTTGAGTTGAACGGAGAACCTGTCCAGCTTCTTTCCGGAGAGATGCACTATGCGCGCATTCCGAGAGAGTATTGGAGAGCGCGGCTGCAGATGGCAAAAGCAATGGGACTGAACACCGTTGCGACCTATATTTTCTGGAACGTGCATGAACCGAAGCCTGGAGTGTATGACTTCAGTGGAAACCATGACGTTGCGGCGTTTGTGAAGATGGCGCAGGAGGAGGGCCTGAACGTCATTTTGCGTGCGGGTCCGTATGCGTGTGCGGAGTGGGAGTTTGGCGGTTACCCATCGTGGCTGATGAAAGACCCGAAGATGGGCTCAGCCTTGCGATCGAACGATGAAGTCTATATGGCTCCTGTGGAGCGCTGGATCAAGCGGCTGGGGCAGGAGATGGTTCCTCTGCTGATCTCAAACGGCGGGCCAATCGTGGCTGTCCAAGTGGAGAACGAATACGGAGACTTTGGCGGCGACAAGAAGTATCTGGCGCATATGCTGGAGATCTTTCAGAATGCAGGCTTCAAGGATTCCTTTCTTTACACGGTTGATCCTTCAAAAGCCCTGGTCAATGGTTCGCTTGAAGGGCTGCCTTCGGGGGTTAACTTCGGCGTTGGGAATGCGGAACGCGGGCTAACAGCGCTGGCTCATTTGAGGCCCGGGCAACCGCTGTTTGCTTCCGAGTACTGGCCGGGCTGGTTCGATCATTGGGGACATCCGCATGAGACGCGGCCCATTCCGCCGCAGTTGAAGGACATCGCGTATACCCTCGACCACAAGTCATCGATCAATATTTATATGTTTCATGGCGGAACAAGCTTCGGGTTTATGAGTGGAGCGAGTTGGACGGGTGGCGAGTATCTACCGGACGTGACCAGCTACGACTATGACGCGCCTCTGGATGAGGCGGGCCATCCGACGCCGAAGTTTTACGCGTATCGCGATCTGATGGCGAAGTACGTGAAAACACCTCTGCCACTGGTGCCTGCGGTGCCGGAGGTAATCGCCGTTCCGGAGTTTACTGTCGGGAGGGCAAGTTCGCTTTGGGACCATCTTCCCGTTCCGGTGAAGTCAGAGAAGCCTTTGACGATGGAGGCCATGGATCAGTCGTATGGCTATGCCCTCTATCGCAAGCAACTGAGTGAGCCGGTAAAGGGCGAACTGGTGCTGGATGCTGTGCATGACTACGCGCTTGTCTATCTCAATGGCAAGCTGATTGGTTCGATTGACAGGCGCCTGAAGCAGGACCGCATCACCTTAGCCACGGACAAGCCAGCGCGATTGGACATCCTGGTAGAGAACTCGGGACGCATCAACTCCACCAAGATGATGCGAGGCGAGACGAAGGGAATCACGCGTGGCGTAACACTTGCGGGCAGGCCGCTGACCAGTTGGGAGGACTACTCTTTACCGATGCTGGATGCGGGGACGATGAAAGCTTCGTCGACCAAGCGCCAGGTGAGCGGACCGCACTTCTCTTTTGGTAGCTTCAAGGTCGCGAAAGTGGGAGACACTTTTCTCGACGTGCGCGCATTGGGCAAGGGAGCACTCTGGATCAACGGACATGCCATGGGACGTTTCTGGAATGTAGGTCCTCAGGAGACACTGTTTGTGCCTGGCCCGTGGCTGAAGCGCGGCAGGAATGATGTGGTGGTCTTCGATCTCTTCGATACGACGGCTCAGAAATCGAAGCTGGCCGGATTGACGAAGCCGATTCTGGACGCAGAGACTCACGAGGTCAAGAAGACATCGGGAGCGGAATAG
- a CDS encoding glycoside hydrolase family 28 protein: MRVIRAVSQTSFVALLMVASCNMLFAEKSKTFNVTNFGAKGDGITLDSPAIQRTIDAAAKSGGTVVFRAGTYLSGSIFVKSGVTLRVDKGVTILGSQKISDYPLMPTRVAGIEMTWPAALVNIYEQKNAEITGEGTIDGDGKVFWDGYWSLRKDYDTRGIRWAADYDSKRPRLIQVFNSSQVKLSGLMLRRSGFWTVHICYSHDVTLDGLTIRNNEGGRGPSTDGIDIDSSKKVLVQHADIAVNDDALCLKAGRDSDGLRVNRPTEDIVLRDSVIRDGAAGVTIGSETSGGFRNIEAYGLTVLKQVPVGILFKSARTRGGWGENLRFHDITMTDVPVVLRVNMNWNPSYSYAHIPETIKDYPPYWTVLSTEVPAEKGIARFRDVHIWNIKATGAKTAFEVSAYPQVPLDRFVLDHLQIAAQTAGHISNAHDWKFSDLSMVIADGSVVKLTDDVNVMGLPQ, translated from the coding sequence GTGAGAGTCATCCGTGCGGTTTCCCAAACTTCTTTCGTTGCGCTCTTGATGGTCGCAAGTTGCAACATGCTCTTCGCCGAGAAGAGCAAAACATTTAATGTCACAAACTTCGGAGCAAAGGGAGATGGCATCACGCTGGACTCGCCCGCGATTCAGCGGACGATCGATGCGGCTGCAAAGTCCGGTGGCACCGTAGTCTTTCGTGCGGGAACGTATCTTAGCGGGTCCATCTTTGTTAAGAGCGGCGTGACCCTGCGTGTGGACAAGGGCGTGACGATTCTCGGGTCGCAAAAGATTTCGGATTATCCACTGATGCCTACGCGAGTCGCCGGGATTGAGATGACCTGGCCCGCCGCTCTGGTAAACATCTACGAGCAGAAGAATGCCGAGATCACAGGCGAAGGAACGATCGACGGTGACGGCAAGGTCTTCTGGGATGGATACTGGTCGTTGCGCAAAGACTATGATACGCGCGGCATTCGATGGGCAGCTGACTATGATTCGAAGCGTCCACGATTGATCCAGGTTTTCAACTCGTCTCAGGTGAAACTGAGCGGTCTGATGTTGCGCCGCTCAGGATTCTGGACGGTGCATATCTGTTACTCACATGATGTAACCCTGGATGGCCTGACGATCCGCAACAACGAAGGGGGACGTGGGCCAAGCACGGACGGCATCGATATCGATTCATCGAAGAAGGTGCTGGTGCAGCATGCGGATATTGCCGTGAACGACGATGCGCTCTGTCTCAAGGCCGGACGCGACTCGGATGGTCTGCGGGTAAATCGTCCGACCGAGGACATCGTATTGCGCGATTCCGTCATTCGCGATGGTGCAGCAGGTGTGACGATTGGCAGCGAGACCTCGGGCGGCTTTCGCAACATCGAGGCATATGGCTTGACCGTGTTGAAACAGGTGCCTGTGGGTATTCTCTTTAAGTCCGCACGAACGCGTGGAGGATGGGGCGAGAACCTGCGCTTTCATGACATTACGATGACCGATGTACCGGTTGTGCTACGCGTAAACATGAACTGGAATCCGAGCTATAGCTACGCGCATATTCCAGAGACGATTAAGGACTATCCGCCTTACTGGACGGTGCTTTCTACCGAGGTGCCTGCGGAGAAGGGCATTGCGCGTTTTCGGGATGTTCATATCTGGAATATCAAGGCGACAGGAGCTAAGACTGCATTTGAAGTCAGTGCTTATCCACAGGTGCCTCTGGATCGTTTTGTACTGGACCATCTACAGATCGCGGCGCAGACAGCGGGGCATATCTCCAATGCGCATGATTGGAAGTTCTCCGATCTTTCGATGGTCATTGCGGACGGCAGCGTGGTGAAGCTGACGGACGATGTGAATGTGATGGGGCTTCCGCAGTAG
- a CDS encoding glycosyl hydrolase: MMKMRSVYGFVVPALAVAFVLVSWSARAQAPTISQKIADVSSQFTTPPDDARVLMRWWWFGPAVTKPELEREILAMKAGGFGGFEIQPVYPLEPDDSQKNFRNLPYLSNEFLDVVHFAAQKAHENRMRVDMTLASGWPYGGPHVPVSEAASRLRMVAIDVPSGAMAFALPNIGNGEAMLAAFVGDGSAKTYDTASLKQIDVHAVSGRAEIPSSQQRRVVLCFVASRTGQQVKRAAVNAEGFVLDHLSSTAVQNHLRIVAEPLLKAFGDTPPYSVFSDSLEVYNTDWTDDFLMEFQKRRGYDLTPHLPQLFGGDGVEAGAVRHDWGLTMTELVNERYLTPINDWAIAHHTQFRSQTYGDPPVSLSSNRLVGLPEGEGPQWRSFSFTRLATSASHLYGRPVTSAETWTWLHSPAFRATPLDMKAEADRMFLEGVNQFVGHGWPYTPPGTPEPGWAFYAAAVFNDHNPWWGVMPDVSKYMQRMSYLLRQGKPANDIAVLLPNDDAYAEFKPGHASLSAEMKQYVTPALTEQILDAGFNLDYVDSESIDRVGLPYPVLVLPHMSRLSPETLKKIVEYAKKGGKVIVVGSKPSEAPGFLHAEQVSVEVKASTESLFALGAGVQFVAEDAQVGEAVQRALKPDVHVASDVANVGFVHRRLEDADVYFVANTSNHAVHTTASFRTKRVSAVWWDPFTGAMSNASASPLALDLAPYESRVLVFRDGPQSALSKAKVGTKTQVADLSHGWQVRFVGLEQTESMETLHSWTDTDVTRYYSGEAVYSKDLQLEEKQLRGTNLILDFGEGTPVEADPKIASGMRALLESPIREAAVVIVNGKRAGSVWHPPYALDITPLLHAGKNIIEVHVGNTAINTLAGRKLPDYRLLNARYGERFVPQNMDHLQPLPSGMLGQVRLMGEKIK; the protein is encoded by the coding sequence ATGATGAAGATGAGATCGGTGTACGGATTTGTTGTACCTGCGCTTGCTGTCGCTTTTGTACTGGTTTCCTGGAGTGCGCGAGCGCAGGCACCGACGATTTCACAGAAGATTGCGGATGTCTCCTCACAGTTTACAACTCCGCCCGACGATGCGCGGGTTCTGATGCGTTGGTGGTGGTTTGGTCCTGCTGTGACGAAGCCTGAGTTGGAGCGCGAGATTCTGGCGATGAAGGCGGGCGGCTTCGGAGGTTTCGAGATTCAGCCGGTGTATCCATTGGAACCGGATGACTCACAGAAAAACTTTCGGAACCTGCCGTATCTCTCGAATGAATTTTTAGATGTCGTTCACTTTGCGGCGCAGAAGGCGCACGAGAACCGCATGCGCGTGGACATGACGTTGGCGAGCGGATGGCCGTATGGCGGCCCCCATGTTCCGGTAAGCGAAGCAGCTTCGCGGCTGCGTATGGTGGCTATCGATGTGCCAAGCGGAGCGATGGCTTTCGCGTTACCTAATATCGGCAATGGCGAAGCGATGCTGGCGGCGTTTGTTGGGGATGGTTCAGCGAAGACGTATGACACTGCGTCGTTGAAGCAGATCGATGTGCATGCTGTCAGTGGACGTGCGGAGATTCCTTCTTCTCAGCAGAGAAGAGTGGTTTTGTGCTTTGTTGCAAGCCGAACGGGGCAGCAGGTCAAGCGTGCGGCGGTCAATGCTGAGGGTTTTGTGTTGGACCACCTTAGCAGCACGGCGGTGCAGAACCATCTGCGGATCGTCGCGGAGCCGCTGTTGAAGGCTTTTGGAGATACGCCGCCTTATTCGGTTTTCAGTGACAGCCTCGAGGTCTACAACACCGACTGGACCGATGATTTTCTAATGGAGTTTCAGAAGCGGCGAGGGTATGACCTTACACCGCATCTGCCTCAGCTCTTTGGAGGGGATGGTGTGGAGGCTGGCGCAGTCCGCCATGACTGGGGTTTGACCATGACGGAGTTGGTCAACGAGCGCTATCTGACGCCAATTAATGATTGGGCGATTGCGCATCATACGCAGTTCCGTTCGCAGACCTATGGCGATCCGCCCGTTTCTCTGTCGAGTAATCGGCTGGTCGGGTTACCTGAAGGAGAAGGTCCGCAGTGGCGAAGCTTTTCGTTTACGCGGCTGGCTACGTCGGCGAGCCATCTTTATGGCAGACCTGTCACCTCCGCGGAGACGTGGACCTGGCTGCATTCGCCCGCCTTTCGAGCTACGCCGCTGGACATGAAGGCCGAGGCCGACCGGATGTTTCTGGAAGGTGTAAATCAATTCGTCGGTCACGGTTGGCCGTATACGCCGCCGGGGACGCCCGAGCCTGGATGGGCCTTTTACGCGGCGGCGGTCTTCAACGATCACAACCCCTGGTGGGGCGTGATGCCAGACGTTTCAAAATACATGCAGCGGATGAGCTACCTGTTACGACAGGGCAAACCGGCAAATGACATCGCTGTGCTGCTTCCAAATGATGACGCGTATGCGGAGTTCAAGCCGGGACATGCCTCTTTATCGGCTGAGATGAAGCAGTATGTGACGCCTGCGCTCACGGAGCAGATTCTGGATGCGGGTTTCAACCTGGATTATGTAGATTCTGAATCGATTGACCGAGTGGGCCTGCCGTATCCAGTGCTTGTGTTACCGCATATGAGCAGATTATCCCCGGAGACACTGAAGAAGATCGTTGAGTATGCGAAGAAGGGGGGGAAGGTCATTGTGGTTGGATCGAAGCCCTCCGAGGCTCCGGGATTTCTTCATGCAGAGCAGGTTTCTGTGGAGGTGAAGGCGTCTACGGAGTCTCTGTTCGCGCTCGGTGCTGGGGTCCAGTTCGTTGCTGAGGATGCACAGGTTGGAGAGGCGGTACAGAGGGCATTGAAGCCGGACGTACATGTCGCTTCGGATGTCGCAAATGTGGGATTTGTACATCGCAGGTTGGAGGATGCCGACGTGTACTTCGTGGCAAATACGAGTAATCATGCGGTGCATACCACGGCGAGCTTCCGCACGAAGCGAGTCTCTGCGGTATGGTGGGATCCGTTTACAGGAGCAATGTCGAACGCTTCGGCCAGTCCATTGGCTTTGGATCTGGCTCCGTATGAGTCGCGCGTGCTTGTGTTTCGTGATGGTCCACAGAGCGCTCTTTCGAAGGCAAAGGTTGGAACGAAGACGCAAGTCGCGGATCTGAGCCATGGTTGGCAGGTGCGATTCGTTGGGCTCGAACAAACAGAATCAATGGAGACGCTGCACTCGTGGACGGATACGGATGTGACACGCTATTACTCCGGCGAAGCTGTTTATAGCAAAGACCTCCAGTTAGAAGAGAAGCAACTGAGGGGAACGAACCTGATTCTGGACTTCGGTGAAGGAACGCCAGTCGAGGCTGATCCCAAGATCGCGAGTGGCATGCGAGCACTTCTGGAAAGCCCGATACGCGAGGCTGCAGTGGTCATCGTGAACGGAAAGCGCGCCGGATCAGTGTGGCATCCCCCTTATGCACTGGATATAACTCCGTTGCTGCACGCTGGAAAGAACATTATTGAAGTGCATGTAGGGAACACGGCGATCAATACGCTTGCGGGACGCAAACTGCCGGATTATCGACTGCTGAATGCGAGATATGGCGAGCGCTTTGTTCCACAGAATATGGACCATTTGCAGCCGCTGCCTTCGGGCATGCTGGGGCAGGTGCGTTTGATGGGAGAGAAGATCAAGTGA